The Anastrepha obliqua isolate idAnaObli1 chromosome 5, idAnaObli1_1.0, whole genome shotgun sequence DNA window CTTGTCGGAGTTGTGGGACTCTTCAGTTAATTCATATAACGACAAAACAAAAGGGATGGCTGCATATCAAAAGTTACTaacattgtttaaaaaaattaagcctacagcTATAGTGGAcgctgtaaaaaataaaataaattcgttggaatcgaattattttttttttttatttttttttataaaggtttacataacaataaaattattatacaaactaaaaggagtgcagcgctagcatcggaggctttcggctggaaTCGAATTATTTGGAAGAAGTTAAAACGAATTATTGACTCAAAGCGTTAAGGCAGATGAGTTCTATATTGGGCAACTAATtgcattatacatatgtactatatctatactataaaggtgaatgccccaaatgacgtaaacatttttatacattcatattttcacccaatgaaggttataggcatgtttttacgaggggtgccttttatatattgggattagagaacaaaaacaaattttaatcatcgaaaatcactttattgtttttcaaaatattctccatgaagatctatacatttttgcatgcgtttgaaccaattgtcgaagcacttttgccactctgaatgagataCCTCctaaacatgcattctgaatgccgcaaccgcttcttgaggtgtcgaaaaacgttgacctctcagtttgttttttacgtacgggaataaaaagaagtcattcggtgccaagtcaggactatacggcgggtgctcaaaaatgcaagtgtttgagccgatgtgtgagagctcgcattgtcctgatgaagagtgatccgtctttggcgattggttttcctaatttcttggaagacaactggcaaacaaatggttgtgtaccactcagaatttactgttctgcgttgttctagtggtacggttgcgacatgtccagtttttccgaaaaaacaggcgaccatttgcttggaagtgcttcgtgcgcgaacaacttttgttggatttggctcatcttgaaacacccatacagtccatgattcatcacctgtcacgatgtcatagacgtgtttcgaagccccgcgatcgtattttttgagcatttccttcaaccaatcgacacgagcctttttttgagctattgacaaattgtgtgggatccaacgcgaacaaatttttttgacagtcaaatgtttatgcaatattgaatgtattctggtcccactaatgcaaAGTTATGGGTTATTTCTACTTTTTCCTTGCAATATCTATCTACCTCTTCTGTAGGTTTTTTTTGCATCTTTGAATGCTGATTGATTTGCAGGCATTTCATCGAGGTCTATTGAAACACTGCCATCAGGAAATGAGAATTTCGAAACGGAATCAGAATAAGGTGTCCATGGACTAGGTAGAGTTGAATTGACTGATGAAGATGTCGAagaaattaaatgtaatttgCAATTAGGGAAATGCAAAAATTCTTAACATCACTTAGATCGGCTTGTTGTATATTCAAAGCTGGTGGATATAAGAAGAACGCAGTTTTTTGCCATAAGCTCAGAGATGCTATCCAAATTTTGTCGATGttattgatattttcttttaatgttattatggAAGATACATCTGTATCTTGAGGCACACAAaggcacttaatttttttaattgacggTAGTACATAGCACAAAAAGGGATAGTTAGAaagttgcattttcttaaaaataatttcaaagtcACTACACAGGTCAACCAGCTGTTTAAGCGTAGAAATACTTATTAGTAATAATCTTTAGCTTTCTTCCTTCTCTTTGAGTATCTCGTTTATGTGGAACCAATTGTCTACGATTGACTTAAACATTGTGAAATTGGAATTCCAGCGTGGGGGCATtcgttttttaatgaagtttgtaaatggtgctggaagtttgcttttttgaaatacttcacaatttttttgcacGCCTCTACAAGTTCTGTCAGCTCTGTGGTTTCCTTAAACGATAGTTCCAAGACCTTTTGCAAACAAATGGCTGCTGCAGTTTATACGAGTACGAACATTATTTTCCAAGGCTTTTACAACGTTTGACCCTCTGTCTGTTACAAACTTAATTTTCTCTATATTGGTTATgccaaattcacagaacaaagtactcaatttatttaaaatgttagtACCAGTTGAACGCTGAAAATCCATAGATTTCATCCCCAAAACGATGTCGTATAGCTTCGACTCTTTTTCGTAGTGCAATGTAACTCCCAAAAAATGTCTGCGCACATAATTATCAGTCCATAAATCAATAGTAGCAGCAGCTTCTCCGCTGTGCACAACCCTGGCAATCTCATCCATGACTTCTTTTTTCTTCTCGTCTGCTAACTTCTGCGTTGTTCGTGAAAGTGTTGTTGCATCCGGAAGGAAGTCTTTCATGTCAATGTTTTCCTCATACTTTGCTCCAATATTTACGAAAAACTTTGCGAGCTTCTGGAAATCAGGACCGTTCATGGCTGAAAACAGTTGGCAATCTTCAGTTATCCATGCCACACAGGAGTCAATTGCGGTCTTTTTGTCTTCTGCTGTAACGGTTTTCAGACACTTCGGCTCCGTAAGCGATTGACAGCACTTATGGCGGTTTAAATTTGAAGTGCTTTTGGGTGAAAATTCGACAAGGTTTTTGCTATTGCCACAGTACAAATATCCATCTAAAATAATTCCATCGTCCTTTATTATATCGCATAATATGTTCCACACTACACTCCTACCCTTGCGTCGCGGTGACAacgtataaacatttttaagaattttgccTAAGACAATAGCTTGATCGTTTGACATTATTTTACAACGGCTGAAACCAACTAATCCTTTCAAATACGAAACGCAATTTACAGCGTACATTGTACGCCAACGCTCGTTTGCTCGAACCTGTGCTATTTACAATAATGACAATTACTTCTTTGAACAAgtttgatcgtttgaacgcaaaggccgatgctaatttcattcaatgctgctttttgttcaatgattagatttgagccgaagacattagatcatacgtgttgactgagctgaactacgcgttcgcctacatgagctgactgcacttgaccaaatattttggttcaattgaCTGAATGTGAGCAAGAAATTTAGCATATGAACAACTCAAGGAAACAGTGAGCCATGCAGGTCTCTGGCACACACTCACGATctatcaatattttaaaatccttCAATATGGATCCCGATCCAAATATTACATTTATTGAACGTCCTTAGCATAATCATAAGAAATATCACATTCGACCAAGTGTCCAGGAATGACACCAGAAATGTTGTACTCGAAGCATATGCAGAATTGTTTTATTTGACACATTCATGCCACCCAGTCCCTCAAACATTCAATGTGAAGCGCAAAGATAAAACTCGCAATTCTATTAGGACCGTAGGATTGAACAAATTGAACGTTTTtgcaacataaatatttaaggaATGCATCCCGAGTGCCAGTCCGTGGTCGAATATAAATTCAGCTAGTTTCGATAACGTAGCACAGACTGTCGTGTCACAACCGATGCTGTGCATATTTGGCGCATTTGCATACACGCCAACAAGTctttaaaataaacaacacCACTGGCCTTGGTGCAGCTTCAGATtttaatgcacatttttcacaaacaacATCACAACACttcatttttgtttcttaaaaaatttattattttttcgcctTTATCCTTGTACAAGCATGTCCCTATGCCGACGGCCAAACAAcacaaccaaaaataaatttggtatACCCGCGACAATTTCACAGTAAATTATACATTCTTATATATTTATCTGCagaaattgtttatattttacgATGGAACTTATTGTTCCTTGGTTTCGCGCAAACGACGAACAGCTGAGCGGACAGATGCGGCAGCAGTGGTCGAGTACACCCATGCACCACCGGCAACTACACGCTTGCACCGTTTGCAGGACCAGATACCAACGCAAGCACGCTTCATTGAGtcctataatataaaataagattaaacagatttagtattttaataaaacaattctAAAATTTCAAGTGAACTTACCTTGCCGCAGAAAGTACAGGTGTATTTGGAATGTTGCGTCACTTCCatctttttcaccattttacGAAGCGAAGCACCATAACGGGTACCATATTTACCCACGATTCCAACCTTCTTAGTGCGTTTGGCCTGTAAATGaatatacgaaaatattatTCACTGTACTAGAAACGATTTAATTGTATGTAAGCAATCACgtctattaattaattattaataagttacaaattaaaataattttgcaacTATACCAATAACTAAACTTCAAACTACATTTCgaacttaattaaatttcactTCTAGTTAggattttaatgcaaaatttcgatttattCAGCCCGTACCATTTTTAAGTTGTTgatttgtcaaaatttcaacaGGAAAGAAATTATATGTCACTTGAAGTTGGCCATAGTCGATTGTATGACAACAACAGTTTACAGAGTTGCTATttcagtaaatataaaaacaagggTGATTTATATTTCTTCTTGCTTTATATTATCAATGCGGATGCCGTCAACTGTAATAAATTCACATTGTGTGAGAGAATATCGCCACCGCTTACGAGAGTCGTAAACTATATAAAGTTGATAAATTTACGGTTTCATGCGGAAagttatttattacaattttcttaTGTTGTAAAGCCGATTTTTAAAGTTAAGCGAAAAACAACCATAGGGCaaaacatttcatttgatttgttCAGCTGAACGTAATCATTTGAACTTACATGTTTAATGTTTGTTCCATTATAGTTGGTTCTTTATGTTAagtatatttctaaaaattatgtcaaaaaatcattacatTAAAAATCTAAACTAAGGTGTTTtgcgtttatttttttctgcaagccgaaagtttaattttaataaaaatacatataacgTATGCGACGGTAAAATATGTAGACATTAAAAAACCTCCTACATTTAAAAGGTACGGTTAGTTAATTTTCTGTTGCCTACAGTagcatttttttcagttaatgtCACATCGTTCGAAAATTTATAGTTACGCACACGACTTGGAGTGACAGtttcagaaaaaaagttttttctaatttacggtcgtccctcggcaggcaatggcaagccgccgagtgtatttctgccatgaaaaatctcctcataaaaaatatctgccgttcggaatcggctcaaaactgtaggtccctccatttgtggaacaacatcaagacgcataccgctaataggagctcggccaaatacccaaaaaaacaaaaagggtgtacgcgccaattatatatatatatatatgatttgtatgcatctttacatatagatttgttcttatgTATTGGCATaggacatatatacatatatattatgattgcgttatatttggctggaaaatcacaaccagccattgttcgtgagctcagtcacctcaaagtggataaaatgtttgtgtatcgcactataaaccgttacaatgatactggtagcattgcaaaacgctatgaagGTGGACCAAACAAGACggtaacaacgccagaaatggttcggaaagtgaaggctcgacttgaacgaaatccatttcgaagtggaagaaaaatggccaaagaactgaaaatatcgtaagacagcattcgacgcatattgaaaaatgaactcaaggtcaaggcttacaagttctaaaaagcacacgatctttcaccccagcaaaaaaaagttcggtgcgaaagagcaaaggagttgttgcgcttgcacgaacgtatggccactcgaagcaatttcccatcgcaagtaatggtttgggccgcagtgaccgctgatggacgctcttcaatcgtttttatcgagcccgtgtcaaagtgaatgcgacttattatcgggaaaatgttttagaagcttctttagagccgtggacacgcaaacatttcggtcgtagaccatggacgttccaacaggactcggcatcgtctcataaagctcgtgtgaaccaacaAGGCTTAAAAattcatgttccacacttcatttcgcccacacaatggctttcgaattcgccagacgcaaatccgatggactattccatctggtccattgtggagagcaaggtgaggactaaaaaatatgccagtatggatgcgccgaaaaaagcgattatacgagaatgggccaaaatacctcaagatcacattcgtgcagcatgcaactcattttttggccGTTTGAAGGATGTAGTCAATGCAAAAGGTGCTCATATCGACCTAaaatgaatatatgttaaaattttaatcatttttgaagaattttgtctttgaaatcaataaaaaactaatttaacacaaaaaaataatggtgttttgaataggtaacacttcatatcgttcaccctgtatataaacacatcattgttatgtatataaacataaacacacgcacacaaaccaaaatataacaaaacacaacacaacataacgtAACaccacataacataacataacttaacataacataacataacataacataacataacataacataacataacataacataacataacataacataacataacataacataacataacataacataacataacataacataacataacataacataacataacataacataacataacataacataacataacataacataacatagcataacttaacataacataacataacataacataacataacataacataacataacataacataacataacataacataacataacataacataacataacataacataacataacataacat harbors:
- the LOC129247592 gene encoding 60S ribosomal protein L37a yields the protein MAKRTKKVGIVGKYGTRYGASLRKMVKKMEVTQHSKYTCTFCGKDSMKRACVGIWSCKRCKRVVAGGAWVYSTTAAASVRSAVRRLRETKEQ